The following proteins are encoded in a genomic region of Aminivibrio pyruvatiphilus:
- a CDS encoding DUF342 domain-containing protein, whose product MADDRFHLEFREDGVYLSASEGADYSMPSVVGFLKSKGVENYNGDAVMTFLSRKDGVPAKVAERDPEQEKEASLEVKISSDAMAAELWIEPPFGDKPWPSVDQVVEFLSAQGVVEGVDRGLVSEVLSEKKARSWTVVASGTAAIDGAEADFDYKVQFGSAKPKEEDESGRVDLKNLSSVTVVMKNQMLAEKIPATEGMDGVTVKGLVLKAKKGKDRPLPAGAGTYASEDGIHLFSLIDGNLVLKGGKLHVVPVFQVDGDVDYSVGNINFIGAVLVNGAVREGFEIVSSGDIEIRGVVEGAHLASKGSISVTGGIRGMNKAKIEADGNITVGFIDQAHVRSGQNITVTNAVLHSDLAAHGNVTVLGGQKSQIAGGKVQAGLEVLCLTLGSEMGTKTEVVVGVLAELTERKKHLLSLLAESEEKGEKIEANLSFLKKLEASGQLDENKRALMISLTKAKFQLQSQLGSAKDELRIIEEQMENSKTKGCVRVKGICYPGVTVSVRGLTYIVREKQQFCSFVYDGGEVKVKPFDY is encoded by the coding sequence ATGGCAGACGACAGGTTTCATCTTGAATTCAGGGAGGACGGAGTCTATCTTTCGGCGTCCGAAGGAGCTGACTATTCCATGCCTTCGGTGGTGGGTTTTCTCAAATCGAAGGGCGTGGAAAACTACAACGGCGACGCGGTGATGACCTTTCTCTCCCGGAAGGACGGCGTTCCCGCCAAGGTGGCGGAGAGAGACCCGGAGCAGGAAAAGGAAGCCTCCCTCGAAGTGAAGATCTCTTCCGATGCCATGGCCGCCGAACTCTGGATCGAACCTCCTTTCGGCGACAAACCCTGGCCCTCGGTGGACCAGGTCGTGGAATTCCTTTCCGCTCAGGGGGTTGTCGAGGGAGTGGACAGGGGGCTTGTTTCCGAAGTGCTGTCCGAAAAAAAAGCAAGATCCTGGACCGTTGTAGCCTCCGGGACTGCGGCCATCGACGGGGCTGAAGCCGACTTCGACTACAAGGTCCAGTTCGGGTCCGCAAAACCGAAGGAAGAAGACGAATCCGGAAGGGTAGACCTCAAGAACCTGAGTTCGGTGACCGTGGTGATGAAAAACCAGATGCTCGCCGAGAAAATTCCGGCCACCGAGGGTATGGACGGCGTCACTGTCAAGGGCCTTGTTCTCAAGGCAAAAAAGGGCAAGGACCGGCCGCTGCCGGCAGGAGCCGGGACCTACGCTTCCGAGGACGGCATACATCTCTTTTCCCTTATCGACGGAAACCTTGTCCTGAAGGGCGGCAAGCTCCACGTGGTCCCCGTCTTTCAGGTGGACGGAGACGTGGATTACAGCGTCGGGAACATCAACTTCATCGGTGCCGTCCTGGTCAACGGGGCTGTCCGTGAGGGGTTCGAGATCGTTTCCTCCGGCGACATTGAAATCCGGGGCGTGGTGGAGGGAGCCCACCTTGCCAGCAAGGGAAGCATATCGGTTACCGGCGGCATCCGGGGCATGAACAAGGCGAAGATCGAGGCGGACGGCAATATTACCGTCGGCTTCATCGACCAGGCCCATGTCCGGAGCGGCCAGAACATCACCGTGACCAACGCCGTTCTGCACAGCGACCTTGCGGCTCACGGCAACGTCACCGTCCTCGGCGGCCAGAAATCCCAGATCGCCGGAGGAAAAGTGCAGGCAGGTCTCGAAGTGCTCTGTCTCACCCTGGGCAGCGAAATGGGAACCAAAACGGAAGTTGTGGTCGGCGTGCTCGCCGAACTCACGGAGAGAAAGAAGCACCTCCTTTCTCTGCTCGCCGAGTCCGAGGAAAAAGGCGAGAAGATCGAGGCGAACCTCTCCTTTTTGAAGAAACTGGAAGCTTCGGGCCAGCTTGACGAAAACAAGCGGGCTCTCATGATCAGTCTCACGAAGGCCAAGTTCCAGCTCCAGAGCCAGCTTGGAAGCGCAAAGGACGAACTCCGGATCATCGAAGAGCAGATGGAGAACAGCAAGACCAAGGGATGTGTCCGGGTGAAGGGAATCTGTTACCCCGGGGTGACGGTCTCCGTCCGGGGCCTGACATACATAGTCCGGGAAAAGCAGCAGTTCTGCTCTTTCGTCTATGACGGAGGAGAAGTCAAGGTCAAACCCTTCGACTACTGA
- a CDS encoding S1 RNA-binding domain-containing protein gives MADERKAESTPLAPGEVVTCTVEQIMPYGAFVRMKTGQRAMIHISELSHSFVKKVEDVLSLSQEVQAKVIKIDEKGRIDLSLKKMEAPRPASASRGSSSFGPAAPEDTRDSFEKKLSNYLKASESKIADLNNKLNNSRAAKKRGKPAK, from the coding sequence ATGGCAGATGAAAGAAAAGCAGAAAGCACCCCCCTCGCTCCCGGGGAAGTGGTGACCTGTACGGTGGAACAGATCATGCCCTACGGCGCTTTTGTCCGGATGAAGACGGGGCAGAGGGCCATGATCCACATTTCGGAGCTTTCCCACAGCTTCGTGAAGAAGGTCGAGGACGTTCTCTCCCTCAGCCAGGAAGTCCAGGCGAAGGTCATCAAAATCGACGAAAAGGGGAGGATCGACCTCTCCCTCAAGAAGATGGAGGCCCCGAGACCCGCTTCCGCCTCCAGGGGCTCGTCGTCCTTCGGGCCGGCCGCGCCTGAGGACACCAGGGACTCCTTCGAGAAGAAGCTGTCCAACTACCTCAAGGCCAGCGAGTCAAAGATCGCCGACCTGAACAACAAGCTCAACAACTCCAGGGCGGCGAAGAAGAGAGGCAAACCGGCGAAGTGA
- a CDS encoding DUF501 domain-containing protein, translated as MKGRKFDPGMVIGTARRCVFGLPSVIVCSPLRDGKPFPTTFWLTCPHLVKLCGALESEGAVAELERRRMERPDLWTEYNLFHARLRLLLVQPAAARFLRKYRRGVWDTLRRGGAGGIDYLSRARGGAKCLHLQAASWLALGFHPAGEFLHKALVPLHCAAPAASGCVRRC; from the coding sequence ATGAAGGGACGAAAGTTTGACCCTGGAATGGTCATCGGCACCGCCCGCCGGTGCGTCTTTGGTCTCCCGTCCGTCATTGTCTGCAGTCCCCTCCGGGACGGGAAGCCCTTTCCTACCACCTTCTGGCTCACCTGCCCCCACCTTGTGAAGCTGTGCGGCGCCCTGGAATCGGAGGGAGCCGTCGCGGAACTCGAACGGCGGAGGATGGAGCGTCCTGATCTGTGGACGGAATACAACCTGTTCCATGCCAGGCTGCGCCTTCTCCTGGTGCAACCCGCCGCCGCACGCTTTCTTCGGAAATACCGCCGAGGAGTGTGGGATACCCTGCGACGCGGAGGGGCGGGAGGAATCGACTATCTCTCCCGCGCACGGGGCGGGGCGAAATGTCTCCACCTCCAGGCGGCATCGTGGCTTGCCCTCGGCTTTCATCCTGCGGGAGAGTTCCTGCACAAAGCCCTCGTTCCCCTGCACTGCGCGGCGCCGGCGGCCTCCGGATGCGTCCGCCGCTGCTGA
- the argH gene encoding argininosuccinate lyase: MWKGRFSENTAQAVQKFTQSLDLDWALASYDIDGSIAHARMLGSVGLIPADEARQIEDGLSRIREEIASGALVPAQELEDVHMNIESRLIELLGPTGARLHTGRSRNDQVAVTMRLFLRDRLHRIGSGMDALLAVLLERAARHRDIIVPGFTHLQQAQPISMGHYWMAHFSAFSRDCDRLLFALESLRECPLGAGALAGSTLPLDREMTARELGFARPTRNSLDTVAQRDYMADYHSFAVTFATHCSRLAEDFVIYSSREFGWLLLPDAFCTGSSMMPQKKNPDVLELLRGKTGQILGHFLDLLVTLKGLPMTYDRDLQEDKRGLQASLRTVEDMLAVLVPLLSAVEVDGEKAAEGMNDGFLLATDVAEYLVARGVPFRQAHGMVGGLVKECIARKKGLFDLTRDEWKALLPEAGEDLFPLLSLRSAVERRNTYGGTAFDQVAKQIEEGKTFLESFRESVER; the protein is encoded by the coding sequence ATGTGGAAGGGCAGATTTTCCGAAAATACCGCCCAGGCAGTCCAGAAATTTACCCAGTCTCTCGATCTCGACTGGGCGCTCGCCTCCTATGACATCGACGGGAGCATAGCCCACGCCAGAATGCTCGGTTCGGTGGGCCTGATCCCTGCGGACGAAGCCCGGCAGATCGAGGACGGGCTCAGCAGGATCAGGGAAGAAATCGCCTCCGGGGCCCTCGTCCCCGCCCAGGAACTGGAAGACGTGCATATGAACATCGAAAGCCGCCTTATCGAACTCCTCGGTCCTACAGGGGCCAGGCTCCACACCGGGCGGAGCAGGAACGACCAGGTGGCGGTGACCATGCGCCTCTTCCTCCGCGACCGGCTTCACCGCATCGGTTCCGGGATGGACGCCCTTCTTGCCGTGCTGCTGGAACGGGCCGCCCGTCACAGGGACATCATCGTTCCCGGCTTCACCCATCTCCAGCAGGCTCAGCCCATCTCCATGGGGCACTACTGGATGGCCCACTTTTCCGCTTTTTCACGGGACTGCGACCGGCTGCTCTTTGCCCTTGAATCTCTCCGGGAATGCCCCCTCGGTGCGGGAGCCCTCGCCGGGTCCACCCTCCCCCTCGACCGGGAGATGACCGCCCGGGAACTCGGCTTTGCCCGTCCCACGAGAAACAGCCTCGATACGGTGGCCCAGAGGGACTACATGGCGGATTACCACTCCTTCGCCGTCACCTTCGCCACCCACTGCAGCCGGCTCGCCGAGGACTTCGTCATCTACTCCTCCCGGGAGTTCGGATGGCTTCTTCTCCCCGACGCCTTCTGCACCGGCTCGAGCATGATGCCCCAGAAAAAGAATCCCGACGTCCTGGAACTGCTCCGGGGCAAGACAGGACAGATCCTCGGCCATTTCCTCGACCTTCTCGTGACGCTGAAGGGTCTTCCCATGACCTACGACCGGGACCTGCAGGAGGATAAGCGGGGGCTCCAGGCCTCCCTGAGGACCGTGGAGGACATGCTGGCCGTTCTGGTTCCCCTCCTGTCGGCGGTGGAAGTGGACGGGGAAAAGGCCGCTGAGGGAATGAACGACGGATTCCTCCTGGCCACCGATGTGGCCGAATACCTCGTCGCCAGGGGCGTTCCGTTCCGGCAGGCCCACGGAATGGTGGGGGGCCTGGTGAAGGAATGCATCGCCCGGAAAAAAGGGCTGTTCGATCTCACCCGGGATGAATGGAAGGCACTTCTTCCCGAAGCCGGGGAGGATTTGTTTCCTCTCCTCTCGCTCCGCTCGGCTGTGGAGCGGAGGAACACCTACGGGGGCACGGCCTTCGACCAGGTGGCGAAGCAGATTGAAGAAGGAAAGACGTTCCTGGAGAGCTTCAGGGAATCTGTCGAACGCTAG
- the cobC gene encoding alpha-ribazole phosphatase: MPRKRILLVRHGKTEWNGLSRFQGKSDIPLNDEGKCQAELLAARLEGWEPAAVFSSPLSRARETAEIIASRNPGVSPVLRENLAEMGFGTWEGRSLHEIESADPESFCRWKESPFECPPPGGETFESVKSRVRSALDEILSKDGDRTVAVSHGGILRMMLVLLLDLPPRQVWRMKISNCSATGIDVGKRGSSLAFLNDDLHTRMSGSDLKKLPFPV; the protein is encoded by the coding sequence GTGCCCAGAAAAAGAATACTCCTCGTGCGCCATGGAAAGACGGAATGGAACGGTCTCTCCCGTTTTCAGGGAAAAAGCGATATTCCCCTCAATGACGAAGGAAAATGCCAGGCTGAGCTGCTGGCGGCAAGGCTGGAAGGCTGGGAGCCTGCCGCCGTCTTTTCGAGCCCCCTGTCGAGAGCCCGGGAGACGGCGGAAATTATCGCCTCCCGCAATCCCGGAGTATCTCCTGTCCTCCGTGAGAATCTGGCCGAGATGGGGTTCGGCACCTGGGAAGGCCGTTCGCTCCATGAAATAGAGTCCGCCGACCCCGAATCCTTCTGCCGGTGGAAAGAATCCCCCTTCGAGTGTCCCCCTCCCGGGGGCGAGACCTTCGAATCTGTGAAATCAAGGGTGAGATCCGCCCTGGACGAAATTCTGTCGAAGGACGGGGACAGGACGGTGGCGGTGAGCCACGGAGGAATACTCAGGATGATGCTCGTTCTTCTGCTGGATCTGCCCCCCCGGCAGGTCTGGAGAATGAAAATCTCCAACTGCTCGGCCACCGGTATCGATGTGGGGAAAAGAGGGTCCTCCCTTGCCTTTCTGAACGACGACCTGCACACCAGGATGTCAGGGTCGGATCTGAAAAAACTGCCTTTTCCTGTTTAG
- a CDS encoding sigma-70 family RNA polymerase sigma factor codes for MPDREQNAHTMESHLFPGKTEEEDRNVPGRREPRGHSGNERNLSPEREEELWRRLSSQGDEDARDEIIVAYRPLVFWLARKFRVRPSSYQDLIQEGMVALIRAVDKFEPERHLRFTTYAFYRIKGQMVNFLQRSELKAPIPVDEEYLMPEDSFTPDSFETLIAVSEEMHRLPAKEEEMVQALLVEGQDAKEVARKRGIDISHVYRLKRNGIAKLRRWLGPEGDATNRA; via the coding sequence ATGCCCGACCGGGAGCAGAATGCGCACACCATGGAATCCCATCTCTTCCCCGGAAAAACGGAGGAGGAGGACCGTAACGTCCCCGGAAGAAGGGAACCCCGGGGTCATTCCGGCAATGAAAGAAACCTTTCCCCCGAAAGAGAAGAAGAATTGTGGCGAAGGCTCTCATCCCAGGGCGACGAGGACGCCAGGGACGAGATCATTGTCGCCTATCGGCCCCTTGTCTTCTGGCTGGCCCGGAAATTCCGGGTTCGGCCCTCCTCTTACCAGGATCTCATCCAGGAGGGAATGGTGGCGCTGATACGGGCGGTGGACAAGTTCGAACCCGAACGGCATCTCCGGTTCACCACGTATGCCTTCTACCGGATCAAGGGACAGATGGTGAACTTTCTCCAGAGGAGCGAACTCAAGGCCCCTATTCCCGTGGACGAGGAGTACCTCATGCCTGAGGATTCCTTCACCCCCGATTCCTTTGAAACCCTCATCGCCGTTTCCGAGGAAATGCACCGTCTTCCCGCGAAGGAGGAAGAGATGGTCCAGGCCCTTCTTGTGGAAGGTCAGGACGCGAAGGAAGTGGCCAGGAAGCGGGGCATCGACATCAGCCATGTATACCGGCTCAAGCGGAACGGTATAGCGAAGCTCCGCAGGTGGCTCGGTCCGGAGGGAGACGCCACAAACAGGGCCTGA
- a CDS encoding BamA/OMP85 family outer membrane protein — MNEHLKKTWRILLFLFVVLLLPNVAASAAEPLVSALGVDGNDHVVAEHILGVVGTRVGEPLSREQLQSDVEAIYNLGFFSFVDINLQSIAGGIGVTYIVRENPVVEQITFSGNNIYKDEDLLKVVFTMPGTVFNRVFFRNDLDRIQEKYHKDGYVMVKIADVVVEGGLIDVKIVEPKVGNIIIQGNRKTKTKVIAREIKLKKGDPFNTTILRHSLNKLQNKGFFDDVSIGFEPGENEEETDIILTVSEQKTGRVGLSISHGTESGWSGGLAYTDSNWKGLGHIAEVGFEMGDNEQYWISYAEPYMDSQNFAWKIGFSKRKWEDRYYYRRGVKQLKYDDDVKNIYLGAGRKFGRDEKFSWFLTLDWKDVDAFNFRERIHPGIEDELTRGKIFALIGTVSRNNTDPYLSYSKGDIIDFNIEQALEALGGEYSYTKYWLQARYYTPVKGLGDLFDRQFGDEDNPAIFAARIRAGFSSGDVPTASLYSLGGSSTLRGYDSGYFLGSEMFLANFELRIPIEKAFSFVLFYDAGNAWKNPWDTNGGSFSLSDLHDSWGVGVRVKTPLGNFRLDHATGEDESRTHFSFGEMF, encoded by the coding sequence GTGAATGAACATCTGAAAAAAACGTGGCGGATCCTGCTGTTCCTCTTTGTGGTGCTCCTGCTGCCGAATGTTGCTGCATCCGCTGCAGAACCGCTGGTTTCTGCCCTTGGCGTGGACGGAAACGACCACGTGGTGGCGGAACATATCCTCGGGGTCGTGGGAACCCGGGTAGGGGAACCCCTGAGCAGGGAGCAGCTCCAGTCCGACGTGGAGGCCATTTACAATCTCGGTTTCTTCTCCTTCGTGGACATCAACCTGCAGAGCATAGCGGGCGGAATCGGCGTAACCTACATCGTCAGGGAGAACCCGGTGGTCGAACAGATCACCTTTTCCGGCAACAACATCTACAAGGACGAGGATCTCCTGAAGGTCGTTTTCACCATGCCCGGCACGGTTTTCAACAGGGTCTTCTTCCGGAACGACCTTGACCGGATCCAGGAGAAATACCACAAGGACGGCTACGTCATGGTCAAGATCGCCGACGTTGTCGTCGAAGGCGGCCTTATCGACGTGAAGATCGTGGAGCCGAAGGTCGGTAACATCATAATCCAGGGAAACAGGAAAACGAAAACGAAGGTCATTGCCCGGGAGATCAAGCTGAAGAAGGGGGATCCCTTCAACACTACAATCCTTAGGCATTCTCTGAACAAACTCCAGAACAAAGGTTTTTTCGATGACGTTAGTATCGGTTTTGAACCGGGTGAGAATGAAGAAGAGACCGATATCATTCTAACGGTCTCGGAACAAAAAACTGGACGAGTTGGTCTTTCAATCAGTCATGGAACAGAAAGCGGCTGGTCGGGCGGCTTGGCTTACACGGATTCAAACTGGAAAGGGCTGGGGCATATTGCGGAAGTGGGTTTTGAAATGGGAGATAACGAACAGTATTGGATTTCCTATGCTGAGCCATACATGGACTCGCAGAATTTTGCCTGGAAAATAGGTTTCTCTAAACGAAAATGGGAAGACCGATACTATTATCGCCGCGGAGTGAAGCAGCTAAAATATGACGATGATGTCAAAAATATCTACCTCGGAGCGGGGAGAAAATTCGGCCGGGATGAAAAATTCAGTTGGTTCCTTACTCTGGATTGGAAAGACGTAGACGCTTTTAATTTCAGAGAAAGAATCCACCCAGGGATCGAAGATGAACTGACGAGGGGAAAAATTTTTGCTCTCATCGGAACTGTATCCAGAAACAACACCGATCCGTACCTTAGCTATTCTAAGGGGGATATCATTGATTTTAATATTGAACAAGCTCTTGAGGCGCTCGGAGGGGAGTACAGCTACACAAAATATTGGCTCCAGGCCAGGTACTATACTCCAGTAAAGGGGCTTGGTGATCTTTTCGACAGGCAATTCGGTGACGAGGACAATCCTGCCATTTTTGCGGCCCGGATAAGGGCAGGCTTCTCGTCTGGTGATGTTCCTACAGCAAGCCTCTATTCTCTTGGTGGTTCAAGTACGTTAAGAGGCTATGACTCAGGATATTTTCTTGGGAGTGAGATGTTTCTCGCAAACTTCGAATTACGTATTCCAATCGAAAAGGCCTTTAGCTTTGTTTTATTCTATGATGCAGGAAATGCATGGAAAAATCCTTGGGACACAAATGGTGGTTCGTTTAGTCTTTCAGATCTCCATGATTCATGGGGAGTGGGTGTCAGGGTCAAGACTCCTTTGGGGAATTTTAGGCTTGACCATGCCACAGGTGAAGATGAATCTAGAACGCATTTTAGCTTCGGGGAAATGTTCTAG
- the lpxD gene encoding UDP-3-O-(3-hydroxymyristoyl)glucosamine N-acyltransferase — MKSEKKSLGDIARLLGGTVIGDPAAELNRAASPAGALAGDICAVWEVRDLEKIQGGVHILASPDAFVSRSGLTGISVKDPRAAFPVLLSLFQPVRKGRGVHPSAVISPGAVVSPDAWIGPLCVVEDGAVIGEGVRLRANVFVGEGCVLGAGTVVEPGAVLLEKVRTGKDCLIHGGAVLGCDGFGILPAAEGNGPVKIPQLGGVVLGDEVEIGACTTVDRGTLDDTVVGSFTKVDDHAHIAHNAVIGKNCIVVAMTGIAGSAVLEDNVIMAARSGVKDHARIGRGATVAANAGAIKDVPPGAVVSGFPARDHRENFRVQAAQQRLPELLLRVRKLEQAVFSPDESRPEKKKNGDGK; from the coding sequence ATGAAAAGTGAAAAGAAATCCTTGGGAGATATTGCCCGGTTACTCGGAGGAACGGTCATCGGCGACCCTGCGGCGGAATTGAACCGGGCGGCATCGCCTGCAGGGGCTCTCGCAGGCGATATCTGTGCGGTGTGGGAGGTCCGGGATCTGGAAAAAATACAGGGCGGGGTTCACATCCTTGCTTCCCCCGATGCCTTTGTCTCACGGTCCGGACTGACCGGTATTTCGGTGAAGGACCCCCGGGCAGCCTTTCCGGTCCTTCTTTCCCTTTTTCAGCCCGTTCGAAAGGGCAGAGGAGTTCATCCGTCAGCGGTGATTTCTCCCGGCGCCGTTGTGTCTCCCGATGCCTGGATTGGCCCTCTCTGCGTAGTGGAAGACGGCGCCGTGATCGGGGAAGGTGTCCGGCTCCGGGCCAATGTCTTCGTGGGAGAGGGATGCGTCCTTGGCGCAGGGACGGTGGTCGAACCCGGCGCGGTTCTCCTCGAAAAAGTCCGTACCGGAAAGGACTGCCTCATCCACGGCGGTGCGGTCCTCGGGTGCGACGGTTTCGGAATTCTCCCCGCCGCGGAAGGGAACGGGCCCGTTAAAATCCCCCAGCTCGGCGGCGTGGTTCTCGGCGACGAGGTGGAAATAGGAGCTTGCACCACCGTGGACAGGGGGACCCTGGACGACACTGTGGTGGGCAGTTTCACCAAGGTGGACGACCACGCCCATATCGCCCATAACGCGGTTATCGGAAAGAACTGTATCGTGGTAGCCATGACGGGTATCGCCGGAAGCGCCGTTCTCGAGGACAACGTTATCATGGCGGCAAGGAGCGGTGTGAAGGACCATGCCCGGATCGGCAGGGGAGCCACCGTGGCCGCCAACGCCGGGGCCATCAAGGATGTGCCTCCCGGGGCCGTGGTGTCCGGATTCCCCGCCCGGGACCACCGGGAGAACTTCCGGGTTCAGGCGGCCCAGCAGCGCCTCCCGGAACTGCTTCTTCGGGTCCGGAAGCTCGAACAGGCTGTGTTCTCTCCGGATGAAAGCCGCCCCGAAAAAAAGAAGAACGGGGACGGAAAGTAA
- the lpxC gene encoding UDP-3-O-acyl-N-acetylglucosamine deacetylase, with product MEYRRLTRDIVFSGKGLHTGEDCRVTLTPGVPGEGVTVDRGRGSFPLETCSFSGTGRGTEVFLPAGQSVKTPEHLFAALYGLGIWSVRISAEGPEIPALDGCSAAFTEALLAGSSPIAEGEEQPKPFAPSVPLAVEDPARNAVLFAFPSYELSLSYVISYEGTPIGTQAFDFRLSQESFRSLLAPSRTFALASEVQALLDRGLAKGGSLENAVVVGETSVSAAGGLRFPDEFVRHKILDLLGDLYLLGRPLRARVVALRAGHDLHCRLAERLMFLSRSRHSRKKETNHV from the coding sequence ATGGAATACCGGCGGCTGACCCGGGACATTGTTTTTTCCGGTAAGGGGCTCCACACGGGGGAAGACTGCCGTGTGACCCTGACGCCGGGAGTTCCCGGAGAAGGGGTGACGGTGGACCGGGGGCGGGGTTCTTTTCCCCTCGAAACCTGCTCTTTCTCAGGAACCGGGCGGGGGACGGAAGTCTTCCTTCCTGCCGGGCAGTCCGTGAAGACCCCGGAGCATCTTTTCGCCGCCCTCTACGGCCTCGGCATCTGGTCCGTCCGCATTTCCGCGGAAGGGCCCGAAATTCCAGCCCTGGACGGCTGCTCCGCCGCCTTCACGGAGGCCCTTCTGGCAGGCTCAAGCCCGATAGCGGAAGGGGAGGAACAGCCGAAGCCATTCGCCCCTTCAGTGCCCCTGGCAGTGGAGGATCCGGCGCGGAATGCCGTTCTTTTCGCCTTTCCTTCCTATGAGCTGTCCCTTTCTTACGTTATCTCCTACGAGGGGACTCCCATAGGAACCCAGGCGTTCGACTTCCGCCTTTCCCAGGAAAGCTTCCGGTCCCTTCTCGCTCCTTCCCGCACCTTCGCCCTGGCGTCGGAAGTACAGGCCCTTCTCGACCGGGGGCTTGCGAAAGGAGGAAGCCTTGAAAACGCCGTGGTGGTGGGAGAAACATCCGTTTCCGCCGCCGGAGGGCTTCGGTTTCCCGACGAGTTCGTCCGCCACAAGATTCTTGACCTCCTGGGCGACCTCTATCTTCTCGGCCGGCCTCTCCGGGCCCGGGTGGTCGCCCTGAGGGCCGGTCACGACCTGCACTGCCGCCTCGCGGAGAGGCTGATGTTTCTGTCCCGTTCCAGACATTCCCGAAAAAAGGAGACGAACCATGTTTGA
- the fabZ gene encoding 3-hydroxyacyl-ACP dehydratase FabZ, translated as MFDIQKIMKFLPHRYPFLLVDRVLEIDEQHAVGIKNVTINEPFFQGHFPSEPVMPGVLVLEAMGQVAAMMMSARPGSENLITFLTGVEKAKFRKPVKPGDQLVTTAEMVRLRGKMGKVRTVGRIDGAVAAEAEFSFVAAETLAAPAGKEEAEKA; from the coding sequence ATGTTTGACATCCAGAAAATCATGAAGTTCCTTCCCCACAGGTACCCCTTCCTTCTCGTGGACAGGGTGCTTGAAATCGACGAACAGCATGCCGTGGGCATCAAGAATGTCACCATCAACGAGCCCTTCTTCCAGGGGCATTTCCCCTCGGAACCGGTCATGCCCGGTGTCCTCGTCCTCGAGGCCATGGGACAGGTGGCGGCCATGATGATGTCCGCCCGGCCCGGAAGTGAAAATCTCATCACCTTCCTCACCGGGGTGGAGAAGGCGAAGTTCAGGAAGCCGGTGAAGCCGGGCGACCAGCTCGTCACCACCGCCGAGATGGTAAGGCTCCGGGGAAAGATGGGCAAGGTCCGCACAGTGGGCCGCATCGACGGGGCTGTGGCCGCCGAGGCGGAGTTCAGCTTCGTGGCCGCCGAAACCCTGGCAGCCCCTGCGGGGAAGGAAGAGGCGGAAAAAGCATGA
- the lpxA gene encoding acyl-ACP--UDP-N-acetylglucosamine O-acyltransferase: MSFIHPTALVSPGAELGEDVTVGPYCIVQNHVKIGNGTVLSSFVTLLDFVEIGGNCRIAQNAVIGGEPQDHGFKGEESWVRIGSDVIIRENVTIHRSTGEGTATEVGDGCFIMEGVHLGHNVVIGKNVTMANKVGMAGFSSVGDGAVLGGMAGVHQFVRVGKLCMIGGLSKIVKDIPPFLMADGHPAGIFSLNKVGMRRAGYDGPARAAVKSFYDRLFHGGLPFRKSLEQLAASEEGMSGAAREIVEFCTGSKRGVSLWHRHHRGGEDGHDDQAPGA, encoded by the coding sequence ATGAGCTTTATCCATCCCACGGCTCTCGTTTCTCCGGGGGCCGAACTCGGGGAGGACGTGACCGTCGGCCCCTACTGCATCGTCCAGAACCATGTAAAAATCGGGAACGGTACGGTACTCTCCTCTTTCGTCACCCTCCTCGACTTCGTGGAGATCGGCGGCAACTGCCGCATCGCCCAGAACGCCGTAATAGGAGGCGAACCCCAGGATCACGGCTTCAAGGGGGAGGAATCCTGGGTCAGAATCGGCAGCGACGTCATTATCCGGGAAAACGTCACCATCCACAGGTCCACCGGCGAAGGCACCGCTACCGAGGTGGGCGACGGCTGCTTCATCATGGAGGGCGTCCATCTGGGACACAACGTGGTCATCGGGAAGAACGTCACCATGGCCAACAAAGTGGGCATGGCGGGGTTCTCCTCCGTGGGCGACGGGGCGGTCCTGGGCGGCATGGCCGGAGTCCACCAGTTCGTCCGGGTGGGGAAGCTGTGCATGATCGGCGGCCTGTCCAAGATCGTGAAGGACATCCCCCCCTTCCTCATGGCGGACGGACATCCGGCGGGCATTTTCAGCCTCAACAAGGTGGGAATGCGCCGGGCGGGGTACGACGGTCCGGCACGGGCGGCGGTGAAATCCTTCTACGATCGCCTGTTCCACGGCGGGCTTCCTTTCCGTAAATCCCTGGAGCAGCTGGCTGCTTCGGAGGAAGGAATGAGCGGTGCCGCCCGGGAAATAGTCGAATTCTGCACCGGGTCGAAACGGGGGGTCTCCCTGTGGCACCGGCACCACAGGGGAGGAGAGGACGGGCATGACGATCAGGCTCCTGGCGCTTGA